A region of Syngnathoides biaculeatus isolate LvHL_M chromosome 20, ASM1980259v1, whole genome shotgun sequence DNA encodes the following proteins:
- the LOC133493209 gene encoding uncharacterized protein LOC133493209 — protein MATGPRPLPAPASTSTHPLPPHTPVSMATATRPLHAPVSAATSTRPPHGPVSAVTGILQSHVPVSTATGILQCHVPVSTATGIPPPHALTTTATVPCPAHARLDSSLPLLLRWHPVRGRLMTTLQGQPIPGCLTGTPWRRTIVGCPATITQRRPVHSQLTTKPQWRPIPGRLMTTSWEVFVQRRHLVPSGSCFASSLTTSTRIAPSGPWCLASWLTSGPARPGASLWTATRLTGVGVLVPSPGPTSTLPWKSPDPSQENQGEGCSKSMVRAVSAVCVGTPDYGTRTNAIILMDAEGNMAFKEHTMLSCDTNNWCTSSFRFKLHT, from the exons ATGGCGACCGGCCCACGGCCGCTCCCCGCTCCAGCTTCGACGTCGACCCATCCTCTTCCACCTCACACTCCTGTCTCGATGGCGACCGCCACGAGGCCGCTTCACGCTCCTGTCTCGGCAGCGACCAGCACGAGGCCGCCTCACGGTCCTGTCTCAGCAGTGACAGGTATTCTACAGTCCCATGTTCCTGTCTCGACAGCAACAGGTATTCTACAGTGCCATGTTCCTGTCTCGACAGCAACAGGTATACCACCGCCTCACGCCCTTACAACGACGGCAACCGTCCCATGCCCTGCTCACGCCCGTCTCGACAGCagcctccctctcctgcttcgATGGCACCCGGTCCGCGGGCGCCTGATGACCACTCTACAGGGGCAACCGATTCCCGGCTGTCTGACGGGCACGCCATGGCGGCGAACGATCGTTGGCTGCCCCGCAACCATAACTCAGCGACGACCGGTCCACAGCCAACTCACGACCAAGCCTCAGTGGCGACCAATTCCCGGCCGCCTCATGACCACgtcctgggaggtcttcgtCCAGAGGCGTCACCTGGTCccatctggttcctgcttcgcttCCTCCTTGACGACGTCGACCCGAATCGCTCCGTCGGGACCCTGGTGCCTGGCGTCCTGGCTGACCTCCGGACCTGCTCGGCCTGGCGCCTCGCTTTGGACAGCCACCAGACTGACTGGGGTTGGGGTGTTGGTGCCCTCCCCCGGTCCCACTTCCACCCTCCCATG gaagtcacCTGATCCTTCTCAAGAGAACCAAGGTGAAGGTTGCAGCAAGTCAATGGTTCGGGCTGTGTCAGCCGTGTGCGTTGGCACTCCTGATTATGGCACAAG GACCAATGCAATTATCCTGATGGATGCGGAGGGGAACATGGCCTTCAAAGAGCACACCATGCTTAGTTGTGACACAAACAACTGGTGCACCAGTTCTTTCCGATTCAAGCTGCACACATGA